In a genomic window of Gammaproteobacteria bacterium:
- a CDS encoding tyrosine recombinase XerC, with the protein MTQPRDACRQFLDTLHGARNYSPRTIDAYRRDILRFLDFLQTAGVEWRAAGEEHVRDYVSRRFLSGVRGRTLQRELSALRQFFRYCGECGWMDGNPAATVRPPRVEKNLPQTLTVDQVVELLDGGGASAGAGGRRVGAGGSGAGAGVGGRGAGGGIAAVGGRGAGGAGGIGGVGGGRVGEGGVGSGRAGGVGGVRFGGRGGDGEALAMRDLAMIELAYSSGLRLSELVSVDLGDIDLDADAASVRVTGKGSKQREVPVGAHARNAVRAWLGFRAQLADADETALFVTRSGRRIGARAVQTRMRQFARRRGLPQRLHPHMLRHSFASHLLESSGDLRAVQELLGHADISTTQVYTHLDFQHLAKVYDKAHPRARKRRGK; encoded by the coding sequence ATGACGCAGCCGCGCGACGCCTGCCGCCAATTTCTCGACACGCTGCACGGCGCGCGCAACTACTCGCCGCGAACGATTGACGCCTACCGGCGCGACATTCTCCGCTTTCTTGATTTTCTGCAAACCGCCGGCGTTGAATGGCGCGCCGCCGGCGAGGAGCATGTGCGCGATTATGTGTCGCGGCGTTTCCTGTCGGGCGTGCGCGGCAGGACATTGCAGCGCGAGTTGTCGGCGCTGCGCCAGTTCTTCCGCTATTGCGGCGAATGCGGATGGATGGACGGCAACCCGGCGGCGACGGTGAGACCGCCGCGGGTGGAAAAGAACCTGCCGCAGACGCTGACGGTGGATCAGGTGGTGGAGTTGCTGGATGGGGGGGGTGCGAGTGCCGGCGCGGGTGGTCGTCGTGTTGGTGCTGGTGGTAGTGGCGCTGGTGCGGGTGTTGGCGGGCGTGGTGCTGGTGGTGGTATTGCCGCCGTCGGCGGGCGCGGTGCAGGCGGCGCGGGCGGCATCGGTGGTGTCGGCGGCGGGCGCGTTGGAGAGGGCGGCGTTGGCAGTGGTCGTGCCGGTGGTGTCGGCGGTGTTCGCTTTGGCGGCAGAGGCGGCGATGGCGAGGCGCTGGCGATGCGCGATTTGGCGATGATAGAACTGGCGTATTCCTCCGGCCTGCGTTTGTCGGAACTGGTGTCGGTGGATTTGGGCGACATTGACCTGGACGCGGACGCGGCGTCTGTGCGCGTGACCGGCAAGGGTTCAAAGCAGCGGGAGGTGCCGGTCGGCGCCCACGCCCGCAACGCGGTGCGCGCGTGGCTGGGATTTCGCGCGCAACTGGCGGACGCCGACGAAACGGCGCTGTTCGTCACGCGCAGCGGCCGCCGCATCGGCGCACGCGCCGTGCAGACGCGCATGCGCCAGTTCGCCCGCCGCCGCGGCCTGCCGCAGCGCCTGCACCCGCACATGCTGCGCCACTCATTCGCAAGCCACCTGCTGGAGTCGTCCGGCGACCTGCGCGCCGTGCAGGAATTGCTCGGCCACGCCGACATCAGCACAACGCAGGTCTATACGCACCTGGATTTTCAGCACCTGGCGAAGGTGTACGACAAGGCGCACCCGCGGGCGCGGAAGAGGAGGGGGAAGTAG